A window of Rosa rugosa chromosome 7, drRosRugo1.1, whole genome shotgun sequence genomic DNA:
CAGCTTTGCTTGGGGTTCTATTTATCAAATAGTTAGCAGTTTTTAAAGCTTCACCCCAAAGGTATCTAGGCAACCCCGAGGTACACATCATGCTTCTCACCATGTTGAGAAGAGATCTATTTCTTCTCTCTGAAACACCATTTGATTCAGGTGTTCCAGGTGTTGTGTACTGAGCTTGAATGCCATGTTTTTCTAGGTAAAGTGCAAATGGTCCCTTTTGCTGCCCAGTTTCAGTGTATTTACCATAGTATTCTCCCCCTCTGTCTGACCTAACGGCTTTTATTTCTCTCCCTAATTCATTTTCTGCCTCAGCTCTAAAGATAATAAATTTTTCCAATGCTTGAGATTTTTCAGATAACAAGAATACATGACAAAACCTGGTTGCATCATCAATGAATGTAATAAAATATCTATTTCCACAGATGGTTCTATTTGCAAAGGGTCCACAAATATCAGTATGAATTAGCTGTAGAGGTTCAGTGTTTCTATTCGATGTCTTGTTTCTTGACTTTGTCAGTTTTCCTTTAACACATTCAATGCAGATATCAAAATCAGACCAATCAAGTTCAGGCAACaagttttctttttccattctTTTAAGTCTATCTTTTGAAATATGCGCAAGTCTCCTATGCCAAAGAAAAGCAGAATTTTCACTgaactttcttttcttattcaaactatttctttccttttcaatCAATAACACATCATGTGGTAAACTGCAATCAAGCATCCAGTAATCATGAACAAAAGAAGCAGAAGCAAGGTAACCAGAAGAATGGGAGATTTTTATTCCTTCAAGATTGATGAAAAAAGTACATCCATTCCTAACCAAACGAGCTACTGAAATCAACTTCCTCTTCATAGAGGGAATATAAAAAACATTATCCAAAAAATAACTAGAGCCAGATCCTAAAGACAACTTGACTGTCCCTATAGCTTTGACAGCCACTCCCATTCCGTTTCCTACTGAGACATTGACTTCACTTCTACTTGGGGCCTTCTTTGTTAGGAAGTCCTGCAAACAATTAGTGATATGTATAGGTGAGGCTGTGTCAAGGTACCAAGAACTAGAAGAAAAATCTACTGCAATAACCTCAATAGAAAACACTGAAACCTTACCCTTTTTAGCTAACCAGTCCTTGAAGCCCTTGCAGTTTTTCTTAATGTGCCCCTCCCTTTTGCAGAAAAAACACTTAAAATTTCCAGCCTTTTTCATCTTGCATGCTGCCTTTTTGGGGCTAAGTTTGGTGGACTTAACTCCACTAGTGCCTTCACCAGAACCAGCAATAGCTACTGCACTAGACCCTGCAGCTTTCCCTTTACCCTTCCAGCTCGGCTTATTAACTAAATTGACTGAAACTGTACCCTCTCTCTTATGCAGCTCTTCTTCTTGCACACATATGGCTATTAATTCATTCAGATCCCACTGCTCTTTCTGAGCAAAATATGCTGTTTTCAGTGGACTAAAGGTTGCAGGGAGGTTTCTCAAAGCAAGATGGACAATAAAAGCATCAGGAAAAACAATATCTAAGTTTGCCAGCCTAGTAGTAATCTGAATAATTTTCATTATATGCTCTCTGACACTACCTGATGCATCATACTTAGAGGTTATCAGCCTATCCAACAACAGTGATATCTCAGCCTTCACATTCTCTGTAAACTTTAACCCAATGGCAGTCATAAATTCTAAAGCAGTTTCAGGTTCAACCACGCTACCCCTCACAATTGGTGACATAGTCTGCTTCAAGATAAGCTTCGTCATTCTATTCGCCCTGTGCCAATCTCTATGCCTAGCAATCGAAGGTTCATCACTCTGATCATTAATAACAGGCTTAGGTTCAGTCAAACAAAAATCGATGCCCTGAAGACCAGGATAAAGCTCAACATTTTCTTTCCATCTTTTGAAATTAGACCCATTCAGAGGCTCAATTTTCCCAATATtgggggtaaagctatggtatgttaacatttctcatacatcaactatttttaccactttaaggactcatgttaccactttgaggactaatattactattttcaggactcatatggtaaactaagaaaatttaccactttaaggactcatgttaccactttgaggactaatattactattttgaggactcatgtggtaactaagaaaatttaccactttaaggactcatgttaccactttgaggactaatattactattttgaggactcattttaccacttttaaggcaattgtatgcatgtcatacgttaacacattgtagaattttcctaatATTGGACAGGGAAATGCCAGAATTCAAAgctgaaaacaaaaataaagaaggttttagttttttgtcaaaataaaaaatttgtttgAAAAGGTGGATAAATATATATCGCATAATAATACACAGCGATTCAAACAAAGATAATTCATTATACTGAAGTTACTCAATTGTAAAACtgaaaatttagaaaataaGGCATCATTGATTAATCAACGCATGTTAGCAAGAAGAAGAGTTCAGATCATTGAATTTAATCTCTAAAATTTCATATTacactgttttgattttaagaATATGAAGGTCAATCCTTCTGTTGAAGATACAATCACATCCCAAAAAGCAAAGACACAAGTTTAGTTCTATTCTAATGATCAAACGGAACAGTATAGTGATAGATTGATATTACAACATGCATCAAAACACCATTACGTGATCTAGAACTTATGGTTGTTACTGAATGATTTTAATCTTATACAACCAGTCAATTAGAAAATCAAATAACAAGGCGTAATGAATCAATTTTGGGAGATTTTCTTGTTAATTGATATTTCACTCAATTTGATACAAACACACAGATCAATCTAGACAAGCAAAACACAAGAATCATTCTCAATCATAATCAATACCAGCCAAAGTCAAGATACTAGAAAATCATGATcaagaaattcaaattcaaattccatCCGGTCACGTTCTACTCTATCCTAcgtgcacgccgggaatgcattCT
This region includes:
- the LOC133722175 gene encoding uncharacterized protein LOC133722175 → MLTYHSFTPNIGKIEPLNGSNFKRWKENVELYPGLQGIDFCLTEPKPVINDQSDEPSIARHRDWHRANRMTKLILKQTMSPIVRGSVVEPETALEFMTAIGLKFTENVKAEISLLLDRLITSKYDASGSVREHIMKIIQITTRLANLDIVFPDAFIVHLALRNLPATFSPLKTAYFAQKEQWDLNELIAICVQEEELHKREGTVSVNLVNKPSWKGKGKAAGSSAVAIAGSGEGTSGVKSTKLSPKKAACKMKKAGNFKCFFCKREGHIKKNCKGFKDWLAKKGLPNKEGPK